A genomic region of Erythrobacter sp. SCSIO 43205 contains the following coding sequences:
- the rodA gene encoding rod shape-determining protein RodA → MSANSGIIPDPIARQPWGMLIPLFLLVAFGAAVLYSAAGGRMDPFASSHLIRFSVFLVMASIIASLPRPFVRFMTYPAYVVVLVLLIGVEVIGNVRGGSQRWLDLGFMVLQPSELMKPVIVMVLAQFYASLPLSMLTGWRALIVPGALIAVPVAFVLLQPDLGTSLAIAFGGAVVMLLAGLPIKWFIGGGVAAVAAAPLLFFFALQDYQQRRVMTMFNPEADALGAGYHINQSKIAIGSGGIFGKGFNNGSQSHLEYLPEPQTDFVFATMAEEWGLVGGLFVLGIFTIILSWGLKVARDSRDRFASLVAAGMVATIFFYVAVNLMMVMGLAPVVGIPLPFMSHGGSSMMTNMICIGALMMVNRWNREAPRTGLS, encoded by the coding sequence ATGAGCGCGAATTCCGGCATCATCCCTGACCCCATCGCGCGCCAGCCGTGGGGGATGCTGATCCCTCTATTCCTGCTGGTCGCCTTCGGGGCGGCGGTGCTGTATTCGGCAGCAGGGGGGCGCATGGATCCCTTTGCCTCTTCGCATCTGATCCGTTTCAGCGTTTTCCTGGTCATGGCCTCGATCATTGCATCTTTGCCCCGCCCCTTTGTACGATTTATGACGTACCCTGCCTATGTTGTTGTTCTTGTGCTCCTTATCGGGGTGGAGGTCATCGGCAATGTGCGCGGGGGAAGTCAGCGTTGGCTCGACCTGGGGTTCATGGTGCTTCAGCCCTCTGAGCTGATGAAGCCGGTAATCGTGATGGTGCTCGCGCAGTTTTACGCGAGCCTGCCGCTGAGTATGCTGACGGGTTGGCGCGCACTGATTGTTCCGGGCGCTTTGATTGCGGTGCCGGTTGCCTTTGTGTTGCTTCAACCGGACCTTGGCACCTCCCTTGCCATCGCGTTTGGTGGGGCGGTGGTGATGTTGTTAGCGGGCCTTCCAATAAAATGGTTCATTGGCGGCGGGGTGGCAGCAGTTGCGGCAGCTCCGCTCCTCTTCTTCTTCGCCCTGCAAGATTATCAACAACGCCGGGTGATGACGATGTTCAATCCTGAGGCGGACGCTTTGGGGGCCGGTTACCACATCAATCAATCCAAAATTGCAATTGGTTCTGGGGGTATCTTCGGAAAAGGCTTTAACAACGGATCGCAAAGCCATCTCGAATATCTGCCCGAGCCCCAGACCGATTTCGTCTTTGCCACAATGGCAGAGGAATGGGGCCTTGTCGGCGGTTTGTTCGTCCTCGGTATCTTCACCATCATCTTGAGCTGGGGCCTTAAGGTTGCGCGGGATTCCCGCGACCGTTTTGCCAGCCTGGTGGCCGCTGGCATGGTGGCAACGATTTTTTTCTACGTCGCGGTCAATCTGATGATGGTGATGGGTTTGGCGCCGGTTGTGGGCATTCCGCTCCCGTTTATGAGCCATGGTGGATCGTCGATGATGACCAATATGATCTGCATTGGCGCGTTGATGATGGTCAATCGTTGGAACCGTGAGGCACCGCGCACAGGACTTTCTTGA
- the mrdA gene encoding penicillin-binding protein 2 → MKRFFKLRNGTRRARQVVNASTVRNTFNRRVAVIGGIQASVALLLAGRMGYLSIAENEKYRLESESNRVNLTLIPPRRGWILDRNGAPLASNRADFRVDVIPDRLADPEKTIEQIGEVLELEPDRITDLKTKVTGTRGFAPVEVASGLEYDQFAALSVRLPDMQGVVPQRGFSRFYPTASTVGHLIGYVGPANAEEYEQDRDPILITPGHKIGKDGLEKQFEQRLRGTPGARRVEVTAGGRIVRDLETREDIQGDAVRLTIDGPLQDYAARRIGLESGSVVVMDCLTGDLLCMASMPSFDPNSFSAGIGSVEYSMLREDQRVPLRNKVLKGLYPPGSTVKPMHCLAFLQAGVSPDETIVCGGGRRIGSRFFNCHSNHGVVNMDKAIAQSCDSYFYHFAQKVGFDNVAALAKKLGMGQEFDLPVTSQFYGTVPTSDWKLNKFGREWETFDTVNASIGQGYYLASPLQLAVMSARLATGRRLEPRLLLDDSPVNPDSYGFNPEHLAHVRQGMSNVVNGAGTARRARLPLDDVTISGKTGTAQVVSLSISDGRSGPWKYRDHGLFTFFAPFDNPRYAGAVVIEHGGGSGAAYPIARDVVTFLFDPAKGIEALKSLEKQWGGTAQERLEKRYAAYAAERGATVTPPPRRDEDIFDRVEAEARLEAEQTQEIGGEFIVPRENQTASGSPPPDALTPATASETQR, encoded by the coding sequence GTGAAGCGGTTTTTCAAATTGCGCAATGGCACGAGGCGTGCACGCCAGGTCGTGAACGCCTCAACGGTGCGCAACACCTTCAATCGCCGGGTCGCAGTTATTGGTGGCATTCAGGCCTCCGTGGCTCTGCTGCTGGCCGGACGAATGGGCTATCTTTCCATCGCCGAAAATGAAAAATATCGTCTTGAATCAGAAAGTAACCGGGTAAACCTGACCCTTATTCCCCCACGCAGAGGTTGGATATTGGATCGCAATGGCGCCCCTCTTGCATCCAACAGGGCCGATTTTCGTGTCGATGTGATCCCCGATCGGCTTGCTGATCCTGAAAAGACGATCGAGCAAATCGGCGAGGTTTTGGAGCTTGAGCCTGACCGCATCACTGACCTCAAAACCAAGGTTACTGGGACACGCGGATTTGCTCCTGTCGAAGTTGCCAGCGGCCTTGAATATGATCAGTTCGCAGCGCTCAGCGTGCGCCTTCCCGATATGCAAGGCGTTGTGCCCCAGCGAGGCTTTTCCCGCTTTTACCCCACCGCCTCCACGGTCGGTCATTTGATCGGCTACGTCGGCCCTGCCAATGCGGAAGAATATGAGCAGGATCGCGATCCGATCCTCATTACACCGGGTCATAAGATCGGTAAGGATGGTCTTGAAAAACAATTCGAACAACGCCTTCGAGGAACTCCGGGCGCGCGCCGGGTAGAGGTGACCGCAGGGGGGCGGATTGTCCGCGATCTGGAGACGCGTGAGGATATTCAGGGCGACGCGGTTCGCCTGACAATTGACGGTCCCTTGCAGGATTATGCCGCGCGGCGCATTGGCCTTGAAAGCGGATCGGTGGTGGTCATGGACTGCCTGACAGGCGACCTTTTGTGCATGGCCTCCATGCCCAGCTTTGACCCTAACAGCTTTTCCGCCGGCATTGGCTCGGTCGAATATTCGATGTTGCGCGAGGACCAGCGCGTGCCGCTTCGCAACAAGGTCTTGAAGGGGCTTTATCCCCCTGGATCAACAGTTAAGCCCATGCACTGCCTCGCGTTTCTACAAGCGGGCGTGTCACCCGACGAAACGATTGTATGCGGCGGCGGCCGGCGCATCGGAAGCCGGTTCTTCAATTGCCACTCCAATCACGGCGTGGTCAATATGGACAAGGCGATCGCGCAAAGCTGCGACAGCTATTTCTATCATTTTGCTCAAAAAGTCGGGTTCGACAATGTCGCTGCGCTCGCGAAAAAACTTGGCATGGGGCAGGAATTCGACCTCCCTGTGACCAGCCAGTTTTATGGCACGGTTCCCACATCTGATTGGAAACTCAACAAGTTCGGGCGCGAATGGGAAACGTTTGACACGGTCAACGCGTCGATCGGACAAGGTTATTATCTCGCAAGTCCCCTGCAGCTTGCGGTAATGAGTGCGCGGCTTGCCACGGGCAGACGCCTTGAACCGCGCCTTTTGCTTGATGACAGTCCTGTCAATCCTGACAGCTACGGCTTTAACCCTGAGCATCTTGCCCATGTGCGGCAGGGAATGAGCAATGTCGTCAATGGCGCTGGCACCGCGCGGCGCGCTCGATTGCCGCTCGACGATGTCACCATTTCGGGTAAAACCGGGACCGCGCAAGTCGTCTCACTCAGCATTTCCGACGGGCGCAGTGGCCCTTGGAAGTACCGTGACCATGGGCTTTTCACATTCTTTGCGCCCTTCGACAATCCACGTTACGCAGGCGCGGTCGTGATTGAGCATGGCGGAGGTTCCGGCGCCGCCTATCCGATTGCGCGCGATGTCGTGACGTTCCTGTTCGACCCTGCAAAAGGGATTGAGGCGCTGAAATCGCTTGAAAAACAATGGGGCGGCACAGCGCAGGAACGGCTTGAAAAACGCTACGCTGCCTATGCCGCAGAGCGCGGTGCGACGGTTACACCCCCTCCCCGGCGCGACGAAGACATCTTCGACAGGGTCGAGGCAGAAGCACGGCTCGAAGCAGAACAGACGCAGGAAATCGGCGGCGAATTCATAGTGCCGCGCGAGAACCAGACTGCATCCGGTTCGCCTCCGCCTGACGCCCTCACCCCAGCCACAGCGTCGGAGACACAGCGATGA
- a CDS encoding rod shape-determining protein MreD, whose amino-acid sequence MIERIDPPMRRRAYGGEKINRVQDPWRTHSVHYITICLGSIFPFFIMADVMPVVPPLGFMLFLGWRLIRPGLMPLWAGVPLGAFDDLFSGQPFGSAIFLWSLTMIALEVIETRFPWRGFWLDWFTAGLGIVLYITAAMVVSGASISVHLVAVIGPQILISILLYPILARAIGRADRFRLSRARRIG is encoded by the coding sequence TTGATTGAGCGCATTGACCCTCCGATGCGCCGCCGCGCTTATGGCGGTGAAAAAATCAACCGGGTGCAAGACCCGTGGCGCACTCATTCGGTTCACTACATAACCATCTGTCTTGGATCGATATTTCCGTTTTTCATCATGGCCGATGTGATGCCTGTGGTGCCCCCGCTCGGCTTTATGCTGTTTCTGGGCTGGCGGCTGATACGCCCTGGACTAATGCCCTTGTGGGCAGGTGTGCCGCTTGGAGCATTCGATGACCTTTTCAGCGGCCAACCGTTCGGGAGCGCGATATTCCTATGGTCCCTGACCATGATTGCCCTTGAAGTGATCGAAACCCGCTTCCCATGGCGCGGCTTTTGGCTGGATTGGTTCACCGCAGGTCTTGGAATAGTCCTGTATATCACCGCCGCAATGGTGGTATCTGGTGCAAGCATATCGGTGCATTTGGTGGCAGTGATCGGGCCGCAGATCCTGATCTCGATCCTGCTCTACCCCATCCTTGCTCGGGCGATTGGTCGCGCTGATCGTTTCCGTTTGTCGCGGGCGCGGAGGATCGGGTGA
- the mreC gene encoding rod shape-determining protein MreC, with the protein MASPKSRRSGFSKKQQYSVFTGYLLATLGALLGLALLVVSLAYPSLLQPLRGGATTIVSPASEVTAAARTERQGIWETLTGFWRAGTQNARLREEIEVSRIRLAEAQAIEAENKRLKALLGLYAGENAPIATTRLVASSASSVRRFAYIGVGSSDGVEIGMPVHSERGVIGRVLETSLGSSRILLLTDTESVLPVRRASDQTVAFAEGRGDGLLRIRLINLGLNPLEVGDVFVTSGAGGYYRPGVAVAVLSELTPDGGIAQLIAEPSATNYVSVEPIYEPLAVQASGVRERDELTQEELQD; encoded by the coding sequence ATGGCGTCGCCCAAATCGCGTCGATCGGGCTTTTCGAAAAAGCAGCAGTATTCGGTCTTTACCGGGTATCTGTTGGCGACGCTTGGTGCCTTGCTCGGCCTTGCTCTTCTCGTTGTTTCTCTGGCCTACCCCTCGCTTCTTCAGCCTTTGCGTGGCGGTGCTACCACCATCGTCAGCCCGGCAAGCGAAGTCACAGCGGCTGCTCGCACAGAACGGCAGGGCATTTGGGAGACGCTCACTGGTTTCTGGCGAGCGGGCACTCAGAACGCACGGCTGCGCGAAGAGATCGAGGTTAGCCGCATTCGCTTGGCTGAGGCTCAGGCCATTGAGGCGGAGAACAAGCGGCTCAAAGCCCTGCTTGGCCTTTATGCAGGAGAGAACGCCCCGATTGCGACAACCCGCCTCGTTGCATCAAGCGCCTCTTCGGTGCGCCGCTTTGCTTATATCGGGGTTGGCAGCAGTGACGGGGTCGAGATTGGAATGCCAGTCCATTCCGAGCGCGGCGTGATTGGGCGCGTGCTTGAAACCTCCCTTGGCTCCTCGCGTATTCTACTCCTCACCGATACCGAAAGCGTCCTGCCCGTTCGGCGGGCATCGGACCAAACGGTAGCCTTTGCCGAAGGGCGCGGTGATGGCCTGTTGCGTATCCGCCTCATAAATCTGGGCCTCAACCCATTGGAAGTCGGTGATGTTTTTGTAACAAGTGGTGCTGGCGGCTACTATCGCCCCGGTGTCGCGGTCGCGGTCTTGTCGGAACTCACTCCGGATGGCGGTATCGCGCAGCTGATCGCAGAACCATCGGCCACCAATTATGTCAGCGTCGAACCGATTTACGAGCCGCTTGCCGTGCAGGCATCAGGCGTGCGCGAGCGCGACGAACTGACCCAAGAGGAACTTCAAGATTGA
- a CDS encoding rod shape-determining protein, which translates to MSFFANLFKFGSQNMAIDLGTANTLVYVQDEGIILNEPSVVAIETINGHKRVKAVGDDAKMMMGKTPDTIEAIRPLRDGVIADIEVAEEMIKHFIRKVHGKRNLFRYPEIVICVPSGSTSVEKRAIRDAASNAGASEVHLILEPMAAAIGADMPVTEPVGSMVVDIGGGTTEVAVLSLRGLAYTTSVRTGGDKMDEAIVSYVRRHHNLLIGDSTAERIKKDYGIAVVPEDGAGESITLKGRDLVNGVPKEITINQAHVAEALSEPIGAIVEGVRIALENTAPELAADIVDQGIVLTGGGALIRRLDEHLREETGLPVSIAEDPLTCVAIGTGRAMEDPIYRGVLLTA; encoded by the coding sequence ATGAGCTTCTTTGCCAACCTCTTTAAATTCGGATCGCAAAACATGGCGATCGACCTTGGGACCGCTAACACTCTGGTCTATGTTCAGGACGAGGGGATCATCCTGAACGAACCATCCGTCGTCGCGATTGAGACGATCAACGGCCACAAGCGCGTCAAAGCTGTGGGCGATGATGCAAAGATGATGATGGGCAAGACGCCCGATACGATTGAGGCGATCCGCCCGCTTCGAGATGGCGTGATCGCAGACATCGAAGTCGCCGAGGAAATGATCAAGCACTTCATCCGTAAGGTGCATGGGAAGCGCAATCTGTTCCGCTATCCTGAAATCGTGATCTGTGTGCCTTCAGGCTCCACCTCAGTCGAAAAGCGCGCGATCCGTGATGCGGCATCGAATGCGGGCGCTTCGGAAGTGCACCTCATCCTTGAGCCCATGGCAGCCGCGATTGGCGCGGATATGCCTGTGACTGAGCCTGTGGGTTCCATGGTGGTTGATATTGGTGGTGGGACGACTGAGGTTGCGGTCCTGTCGCTTCGCGGCCTTGCCTACACAACGTCGGTGCGTACCGGCGGTGACAAGATGGACGAAGCCATCGTCTCTTACGTTCGACGACACCACAATCTGCTCATCGGTGACAGCACGGCTGAGCGCATCAAAAAGGATTACGGCATCGCTGTCGTGCCCGAAGATGGCGCTGGCGAAAGCATCACCTTGAAAGGCCGCGACCTTGTGAATGGCGTGCCGAAAGAGATCACAATCAACCAGGCGCACGTTGCAGAGGCGCTATCTGAGCCAATTGGCGCCATCGTCGAAGGTGTGCGCATCGCGCTGGAAAACACCGCGCCAGAACTAGCCGCTGACATCGTGGATCAGGGCATAGTTCTGACTGGCGGCGGCGCGCTGATCCGCCGTCTGGATGAACATCTTCGCGAGGAGACGGGCCTGCCTGTGTCCATCGCCGAAGACCCCCTCACCTGCGTTGCCATTGGCACGGGCCGTGCGATGGAAGACCCCATTTACCGCGGCGTTCTGCTGACCGCGTAA
- the mutL gene encoding DNA mismatch repair endonuclease MutL has translation MAQIRRLPETLVNRIAAGEVVERPAAALKELVENAIDAGSSRIDVALVDGGLTRLEVTDDGCGMSSDDMALALERHATSKLPDEAIEMVATLGFRGEALPSIASVARLTMESRVRGTDTGWRRVVDHGELIEEGPAALPFGTRVRVEQIFAHIPARRKFLRTPRSEYIAALDTVRRLAMARPDIAFSLTNTVDGKVRKGLKTQGEEALATRVSQIVARELKDNAVEIDLTRETANGPMRLTGLAGLPTYNRGVADHQYLFVNGRPVKDKLLTGAVRGAYSDMLARDRHAVLALFLEIPPQEVDVNVHPAKTEVRFRDSAGVRGFIVSGLRQALGTGDRRSAQGPDRGAMERWVAEPVRPNAHLTNPHLGEPHQEPAPELRSMFESRDWSAPATRVAETRPDFTRPYAPAQLDSALPQGRAEAAEPLPENADDYPLGIARGQVANTYIIAESKDGLILVDQHAAHERLVLERLKRAGADEGTKRSQALLVPDVVELDEADCDRLEDAAGGLARYGLSVERFGPAAMLVRAVPSVIAKADTGKLLRDLADDIAKHGKQEDSGSLLLAERLEYVLATMACHGSVRAGRVLSVAEMNALLREMEATPRSGQCNHGRPTWVKLDMQDVEKLFGRH, from the coding sequence ATGGCCCAAATTCGACGCCTTCCAGAGACGCTAGTCAACCGAATTGCCGCTGGCGAAGTGGTTGAAAGGCCTGCCGCTGCGCTCAAGGAGCTGGTTGAAAACGCCATCGACGCTGGATCTTCGCGAATCGATGTCGCTTTGGTGGATGGCGGGCTCACCCGCTTGGAGGTCACCGATGATGGCTGCGGGATGAGCAGCGATGATATGGCTCTCGCGCTTGAACGTCATGCCACATCAAAACTTCCCGATGAAGCAATTGAAATGGTAGCGACTTTGGGTTTTCGCGGGGAGGCACTCCCATCGATTGCCAGCGTCGCGCGCCTCACCATGGAAAGCCGCGTGCGGGGAACTGATACTGGCTGGCGACGTGTGGTGGACCATGGCGAGCTGATTGAGGAGGGGCCTGCCGCGCTTCCCTTTGGTACCAGAGTTCGGGTTGAACAGATATTTGCCCATATCCCGGCGCGCCGCAAATTCCTGCGCACACCGCGTAGTGAGTATATCGCCGCACTCGACACCGTTCGCCGCCTTGCGATGGCGCGGCCAGACATCGCGTTCAGCCTTACAAATACGGTGGATGGAAAGGTCCGAAAGGGACTTAAAACCCAAGGGGAAGAGGCACTTGCCACGCGTGTTTCACAAATTGTCGCGCGTGAGCTTAAAGATAATGCGGTCGAGATCGATCTGACTCGCGAGACTGCGAATGGCCCAATGCGGCTGACCGGGCTTGCTGGGCTACCAACCTACAACCGGGGTGTGGCCGACCATCAATATCTTTTCGTCAACGGGCGGCCGGTGAAGGATAAGCTTTTGACCGGTGCGGTGCGCGGTGCTTATTCCGATATGCTCGCGCGTGATCGCCACGCTGTGCTCGCGCTGTTCCTCGAAATTCCCCCGCAAGAAGTTGATGTGAATGTTCACCCGGCCAAAACCGAGGTGCGTTTCAGAGACAGCGCGGGCGTGCGCGGTTTTATCGTCTCTGGTCTGCGCCAAGCGCTTGGCACTGGTGACAGGCGATCTGCGCAAGGGCCGGATCGCGGCGCGATGGAGCGTTGGGTGGCAGAGCCCGTGCGTCCTAATGCGCATTTGACCAATCCTCATCTAGGCGAGCCGCATCAGGAACCTGCGCCTGAGCTGCGGTCCATGTTCGAAAGCCGCGATTGGTCTGCGCCTGCCACGCGAGTTGCCGAAACGCGGCCCGATTTCACAAGACCATACGCTCCAGCGCAGCTGGATAGCGCCCTTCCGCAAGGACGCGCCGAAGCGGCAGAACCACTCCCGGAAAATGCGGATGACTACCCGCTGGGCATTGCGCGCGGACAAGTGGCCAACACCTATATCATCGCCGAAAGCAAAGACGGCCTTATCCTCGTCGACCAACACGCAGCGCACGAACGCCTCGTCCTCGAACGCCTTAAGCGCGCAGGCGCTGATGAAGGGACAAAGCGTAGCCAGGCCTTACTGGTGCCGGATGTGGTAGAATTGGACGAGGCTGACTGCGACCGTCTCGAAGACGCTGCAGGAGGTTTGGCGCGCTATGGCCTTAGCGTCGAGCGTTTTGGCCCGGCCGCCATGCTGGTGCGAGCGGTCCCTTCTGTAATTGCCAAGGCCGACACGGGTAAACTCCTGCGCGATCTAGCCGATGACATCGCCAAGCACGGAAAACAGGAAGACAGCGGCTCGCTGCTTTTGGCTGAACGCCTCGAATATGTTCTCGCGACGATGGCGTGCCATGGATCGGTCAGGGCAGGGCGGGTGTTGTCGGTTGCCGAGATGAACGCCCTCCTGCGCGAAATGGAAGCGACCCCGCGCTCAGGCCAGTGCAACCACGGACGGCCGACTTGGGTGAAGCTGGATATGCAAGATGTTGAAAAGCTCTTTGGGCGGCATTGA
- a CDS encoding glutaredoxin, which yields MAKTAKLYRMVMDKHVCPYGTKSKYLLERRGFSVEDHHLTTREETDAFKDKHGVETTPQTFIEDERIGGYDALREHFGIGRDTSGKSYRPVLAVFAVGLALAVSLSLALLDGLSVRTVEWFVAFSMAMLAMLKLQDVEQFSTMFVGYDLLGQRFVPYAYAYPYLEALAAILMAGRLLPWISIPVAFTIGTIGAASVFYAVYIQKRDIKCACVGGSGDVPLGFISLSENLAMMGMAIWMLWRAFG from the coding sequence ATGGCAAAGACGGCAAAACTCTACCGCATGGTGATGGACAAACACGTTTGTCCCTATGGCACGAAATCCAAATATCTTCTCGAACGGCGCGGGTTTTCGGTTGAGGATCACCACCTCACGACCCGCGAAGAAACCGACGCCTTCAAGGACAAACACGGCGTCGAGACGACGCCGCAGACCTTTATCGAGGATGAGCGGATCGGCGGATACGATGCCCTGCGCGAACATTTCGGCATTGGGAGAGATACGAGCGGCAAAAGCTATCGTCCGGTTTTGGCGGTGTTTGCAGTGGGCCTTGCCCTTGCCGTCTCGCTTTCTCTTGCGTTGCTGGACGGATTGAGTGTGCGCACGGTCGAATGGTTTGTTGCATTTTCCATGGCCATGCTTGCGATGCTCAAGCTTCAAGATGTCGAGCAATTCTCAACCATGTTCGTGGGCTATGACCTGCTAGGCCAGAGGTTTGTACCCTATGCCTACGCCTATCCCTATCTTGAAGCATTGGCGGCAATCCTGATGGCAGGACGCCTGCTCCCCTGGATTTCAATTCCGGTTGCCTTCACCATCGGCACGATCGGAGCAGCCAGCGTTTTCTACGCAGTCTATATCCAGAAACGCGATATCAAATGCGCCTGCGTCGGTGGCAGCGGGGATGTGCCACTGGGCTTTATCTCACTGTCAGAAAACCTTGCGATGATGGGAATGGCGATTTGGATGCTCTGGCGGGCTTTTGGATAG
- the ychF gene encoding redox-regulated ATPase YchF has translation MGFKCGIVGLPNVGKSTLFNALTETQAAQAANYPFCTIEPNVGQVAVPDERLDKIAAIAGSAKIIATQLSFVDIAGLVKGAAQGEGLGNQFLGNIREVDAIVHVLRCFEDDDIQHVSNKVDPIADAEVVETELMLADLESLEKRVANAAKRATAGDKEAKIMASVLGQALELLKDGKPARLVEPNDEEEARVFKQAQLLTAKPVLYVCNVAEDEAAQGNELSAKVFAKAESEGAQAVVVSAAIEAELVAMPAEDRAEYLAELGLEESGLARVIRAGYTLLGLKTFFTAGPKEARAWTFPDGAKAPQAAGEIHTDFEKGFIRAETIAYEDFVALNGEAGAKEAGKMRQEGKEYVVQDGDIMMFKFNV, from the coding sequence ATGGGTTTCAAATGCGGGATCGTGGGTCTTCCCAATGTGGGCAAGTCCACCCTGTTCAACGCTCTTACCGAGACACAGGCTGCGCAGGCGGCGAACTATCCGTTCTGCACCATCGAACCCAATGTGGGTCAGGTCGCCGTGCCGGATGAGCGTCTCGACAAGATCGCGGCAATCGCTGGGTCGGCCAAGATAATCGCGACACAGCTTTCCTTCGTGGACATCGCCGGCCTTGTGAAAGGCGCGGCGCAAGGTGAGGGTCTGGGCAACCAGTTCCTCGGCAACATTCGCGAGGTCGATGCGATTGTGCACGTCCTGCGTTGTTTCGAAGACGACGATATTCAGCACGTTTCCAACAAGGTTGACCCCATTGCCGACGCTGAAGTGGTCGAAACCGAGCTTATGCTCGCTGACCTTGAAAGCCTTGAAAAGCGCGTTGCCAACGCTGCGAAACGCGCGACCGCTGGCGATAAAGAAGCGAAGATCATGGCCTCTGTGCTGGGTCAGGCATTGGAGCTTTTGAAAGACGGCAAGCCTGCGCGGCTTGTCGAACCCAATGACGAAGAAGAAGCGCGCGTTTTCAAGCAAGCGCAGCTGCTGACCGCAAAGCCCGTGCTCTATGTCTGCAATGTCGCCGAAGATGAGGCAGCGCAAGGCAATGAGCTATCCGCCAAGGTCTTTGCCAAAGCGGAAAGCGAAGGGGCGCAGGCAGTGGTGGTGTCGGCTGCGATTGAGGCTGAACTTGTCGCCATGCCCGCCGAAGACCGCGCCGAATATCTCGCCGAACTGGGCCTTGAGGAAAGCGGCCTCGCCCGCGTTATCCGCGCTGGCTACACACTGCTCGGCCTCAAAACCTTCTTTACCGCAGGGCCTAAGGAAGCGCGCGCATGGACCTTTCCCGATGGCGCAAAGGCTCCCCAAGCCGCTGGCGAAATCCACACCGATTTTGAAAAAGGCTTCATTCGCGCAGAAACGATTGCCTATGAGGACTTCGTCGCGCTGAACGGCGAAGCAGGCGCGAAAGAAGCGGGTAAAATGCGTCAGGAAGGCAAGGAATATGTCGTTCAAGACGGCGACATCATGATGTTCAAGTTCAACGTGTAA
- a CDS encoding VOC family protein: MRLNQVTVGCTDYAASVDFYRKLGLTLIVDAPPRYARFETPHGETFSLHEVDAVLAPTTVVYFEIEGLDETVAALKGAGLTFISDPVDQSWGWREARLADPAGNEICLFWGGRNRRFPPWRVETSDGT; encoded by the coding sequence ATGCGACTTAATCAGGTCACCGTGGGCTGCACTGATTACGCTGCATCGGTTGATTTTTATCGCAAGCTGGGCCTGACCCTCATTGTCGATGCACCGCCGCGCTATGCCCGGTTTGAAACGCCGCACGGTGAAACCTTCTCTCTCCATGAGGTGGACGCGGTTTTGGCCCCCACTACGGTCGTCTATTTCGAGATTGAAGGGCTTGACGAAACGGTGGCAGCGCTCAAAGGGGCGGGTCTGACTTTCATATCTGATCCTGTCGATCAAAGCTGGGGCTGGCGCGAGGCGCGTTTGGCAGATCCAGCTGGAAACGAAATTTGCCTGTTCTGGGGCGGTAGAAATCGCCGCTTCCCCCCTTGGCGAGTGGAGACATCTGACGGGACGTAA